From Antricoccus suffuscus:
CGACCGCTCCGAATCCCATCGAGAAGTCCGCCGCGATGGTGACGTCGGCGCCGTCGTCCACGGCCGTGGTGTCGAGCGTGACGGGAAGCTCGTCGATCTCTACGACGACCAGTTCGGCGGCATCCTCTGCGACGTAGGCATCTTCGGCTAGTACGACGGCAACCGGCTCTCCGACATAGCGCACTTCGTCAAACGCCAGCACCGGTTGGAGGTAGTCGTCGAGGTCGACCTCTTGCACTTGAATCCGCACCGGGATACGCGGCATATCCGGCAGATCTTGCGCGGTCACGACGTCGACGACGCCGGGCAGTGCCTTCGCCTCGGCGATGTCAATGTTGATGATGCGCCCGTGCGCGACCCCCGAGCGGATCACGCGCGCGTGCGTCATCCGTGGCCGCTGCATGTCATGCCCGAAATTGCCGGCCCCGCTGAGCAGCCGTTGGTCTTCCTTGCGTGCGGCGCGGCTGCCGACCACCGTCTCGGGTAGTGAAGCGGTGGGGACCTTGGCGGCGGCCGGGGCGGTAGTCATGGACGTGTCATTTGGCACGGGCGGCTGCCCTGCTTCCGGCGACCTCGGTGACCGCGTCGACGATTCCTTGGTAGCCAGTACACCGGCACAGGTTGGAAGCGACCACTTCGCGGACGTCTTCGCGGTTGGGCACCGGGCTGCTGGCCAGATAGGACTCGGCAAGCATCAGGAATCCGGGGGTGCAGAAGCCGCACTGTAGGCCGTGATGTTTTGAGAATGCCTGCTGCAGATCGGAAAGCTCGTCGCCATTGGCGAGGTCCTCGACGGTACGCACGGAACGGTCGTCGGCCTGTACGCCGAACACGAGGCATGAGCGCACCGGTTCGCCGTCAAGCAGCACGGTGCACGCGCCGCAGATGCCGTGTTCGCACCCCAAATGGGTGCCGGTAAGTCCGAGGTCTTGGCGCAGCATGTCGGCAAGGGTGCGCCGTGACTCGATGACGAGTTCGTGCTTCGTGCCGTTGACCTCGACGGTGATCAGGTGAAGGTCTTTCATGAGGCGGCCCTTTCGATTGCATCGTTATCGTTGGCACCGAGTGCGCGGACGATATCCGGAGGCAGCACGGGCAGTCGGTCAAACTGCGTGCCGGTAAAGCGGAGTGCGTCGTTGACGGCCGACAGCACCGCGGATGGTGCGCCGATCGCGCCACCCTCGCCCATACCCTTGGCGCCGAGCTCGTTGGCGGCATTAGGCGTCTCAAGGTGATGGATGGTGACCGGTGGTATCTCGCAAGCCGTGGGGATGAGGTAGTCCATCAACGTGGCGGTTAGCGGCTGACCGTCGGCGTCGTACTCCAGATGTTCGTAGAGTGCGGCCGCGATGCCTTGTGCGACGCCGCCGCGTACCTGTCCCTCGACGATAAGCGGGTTGACCACAACGCCGCAGTCCTCGACGACGAGGTAGTCCACGACGTGTGCCTCTCCGGTGCTCTTGTCGATGCGCACTAGAGCCGCGTGGGTGGCGTTGGAGAAACACCCGTCCGGATCGCTTTCACCACGGGCTTCGAGTAGCTGCTCGGGCTGTTCGGTGAATTCGTGTGCCCGGAAGTGCACCCGCGAGGCCAAGTCGCTCAGTGATATCGACACGGAATCGATCGAGGCTTTGCCGTCTGCGAGCCGGATGTCACGCGGATCGGCTTCGAGGAGCTCGGCGGCGACTCGCTTGAGATTGTCTGCGAGTACGCCGGCCGCGTTGCGCGCTGCCATACCGCCGATGACCAGAGACCGGCTGGCGAAGGTGCCCCAGCCGTAACTGGTCAGGTCGGTATCGCCCTGACGAAGATGTACGTGGGCGGGGTCGATGCCGAGTTTGTCGGCGACGACCTGAGCGAACGTCGTCTCGTGTCCCTGCCCGTGCCCGCAGGTCCCCGTTGTCACCGTGACGTGGCCGCTCGGGTCCATTTTGATGTGCGACACGTCGTACCCCGGCGTCATCCCCATCTTGCGCGCGCCCATAGTTGGCGTGCCGTAGGCCGACCGCTCGGAGAAGCAGGCGATGCCGATGCCATAAAGACTGTCGCTGTCGGTGTCGTTGCCATCAGTGGCGCGTTGCCGCCAGCCTGCGCTTTCGACTTCCTTGGCGCACAGGTCGAGTGACTCGGCGTACGAACCGAGCTCGTAGGTGAGCGCGTTCGGCCCGGTGTAAGGGAAGTCTTCGTAGCGGATGAGGTTTCGACGACGAATGTCGATGGGGTCGATTCCCAGGCGGACGGCGGCCTTGTCCATCAGTCGCTCCATGACCATCACGATCTGCGGGCGAGAGACACCGCGGTACGGCGCGGTCGGCGATTTGTTGGTCGCGTAGCCGCGGCCGCGGGCGGCGTACCGGCCGACCTTGTAGACGCCGGGTAGCTCGCTGCACGCCATCAGCGGTTCGACGCCGCACGTGAACGGGTACACCGAGTACGCCCCGATATCGCAACGGATATCTGCGCTGATCGCGGTCAGTATGCCGTCCTCGGTGAAGCCGGCGCGCACCGCATAGTGCTGCTCGTGTCCGGTGAAGGAGGCCATCAGACTGTCCCGACGGTCTTCGCTCCAGCGCACGGTGCGACCGAGCTTGCGCGCCGCAGCGGCGGTCGCGATCTCCTCCCGTCCGGTAACGCACTTGACGCCGAACCCGCCACCCACGTCTGGCGCGATCACCCGCACCGCGCCCTCCGCCATGCCGAGCGACTGGGCGATCGCGCTGCGCATCTGATGCGGCACCTGAGTGGACGTGTGCACGACGAGCTGGCCGCTGCGATCGTCGACTTCCGCCAACGCCGCGCGACATTCCATGGGAGAGGCGTGCACTCGCGCCGCGCTGAACTGTTCGGTGAGGGCCAGGAATGAGCCGTCAATCGTCGGCTCGACCTGATCGTCGACGTACATCCGCAGGTCCACGAGCGTGCCGTCCGGCGCATCGTCGTGCACGCCGCCGGAACTCGCTGCCTTAAGATCCATCACCGCGGGAGTCTGGTCGATCTCGACGATCACCGACTCGGCACCGTCCTCGGCGCTGTATGCGCTATCGGCGACGACGATGGCAATCGGCTCGCCGCAGTAGCGCACTCGGTCATGCGCGAGAATCGGCATTTCAGTGGCGATGAACCCGTCGCGCTCGAGTACCGCGATCAAGCCATCCGCGCCAAGGTTCTTAGCGGTAAAGACCGCGACAACGCCTGGCACGTCGGCGGTCTGCGACGTGTCGATGGACGTGATTGTGCCGGCGGCGACCGATGAGCGGACGAACGACGCGTGTAGGGCGCGGCTGGGCATGATGTCGTCGGTGAACCGGCCCCGGCCGCGCAGCATCCGGGCATCTTCGTGCCGCGGCCGGCGCTGACCGACCCAAGTGAACGGAGTCTGGTCGCTGGCCATGCCTAAGCCGCCTCGGTCGGCACGGCGCCCGCATCGGCGAAGGCCTGGCGGATCATGCTGCCCACCAGATGCCGGCGGTAGTCGGAGCCGCCGTGCAGGTCGGCCGGAGGATTGACCATCGCCTGGGCGGCGGTCGCGACTGCCTGCGCCGTGTCGGCGCCCGGCGGTCGACCGTTCGCGACCGCGTCGAGTTCGGGGCTGCGGAACGGTTCGCTGCCGACACCGCCGAGAACGACCGTGGTGTTTGCGCACCCGCCATCGGTGACGTCGAATGCGACCGCCGCGGAGGCAATCGCGAAATCGCCCTTGCGCTGCGCGAACTCGGCGAGTGCCGAATACGTTCGCGGATTGGTGAAGCGGATTTCGACGACGACCTCGTCGTACTCCGCGCTGGTGGTGAGAAATCCGGTGAACCACTCGGCGCTACCCACCTCACGCTTTCCACGCGGGCTTTCGGTGACGATCGTGGCATCGAAGAGTCGAGCTAGCAGGCACCACTCGGCCGACGGGTCGGAATGCGCGATGCTGCCGCCGACCGTGCCGCGGGTGCGGATGGGGAAGTGGCCGATGTGATGCGCGGCCTTCGGCAGTACCGCGAAGCCGTCGAGAATGTCTGCAGACGTGGAAGTCTCGACGGTGCGGTGCCTGGTTAGTGCGCCGATGGTGAGTGCCGCACCGTCGCGGCGGATGTAGTCCAGGTCGCTGACCCGGTTGATATCGATCAGGGCGCTAGGCCGCGCCAGACGGAAGTTCATCATCGGCGCGAGGCTTTGACCGCCCGCAAGGATCTTCGCCTCGTCGCCCAGTTCGCTGAGCAGCTGCACTGCTTCTTGGGCACTGAAGACCCGATGATATTCGAACGCGGCCGGTTTCATATCGCGATCCTCCAGAACTCTGGGCGGTTGAATTTGGTATACCATACGTCCACCGACGAAAGCGAGAGGTGACCCCATGACGCTTGCCCAGGTCGATGAGTGGAACGGCGCGACGCGAGTCCGCTTTGACGACGCCGGTCGGCGCAATTCACTCGCGCTCGACACGGTCGAGCAGTTGCGTGAGATTCTGGTTCGAGACAGCGACCGAGTGCTCGTGCTAGGCAGCACCGCAAAGATCGTGTTCTCGGCCGGCGCGGACATCACCGTTGACGATGCAACTCGCGCCAAGATCAGCGACCTGCTTTACGAATGCTACGAACTGATGGTTTCGCGTCGCGGATTGGTCGTTGCCGTTGTCGAGGGGTCCGCCGTAGGTGGAGGATCGCAGTTGGCGTCGGCCGCCGATATTCGGGTGCTAGGCGCTCGGGCCCGCTTCAAGTGGGTGGGTGCGGGACACGGGCTGGTGGTCGGTGCATGGATCTTGCCGAGCCTTCTCGGCCGGTCCACCGCCCTCGACTTAGCCATGTGCTCGGACTGGGTTGAGGCTGACGACGCCGTGCGAATCGGGCTGGCCAGCGCCGTACAGCGCGATCCTTGGGCGCACACCGAGTCGTTGCTTAAGCGGTTTGCCGGGCTCGATCCGCAAGCGGTAGCGGGATTTAAGAACCTCGCCAACTCGCCAGATCTGCTGCAGCGGCTCGCCGCCGAGCGCCGTACCAACGCGACCTGGGGCGGCCAGGCACCCGCCAAGCCCTAGCGCCCTCGAGCGCCCGGGAAGGCACCAATCCAGGCAATGGGGTTGCCAGATGCACCGGAGACGGTGTTGTATTTGGTATACCATTCCAATTTCGTAAGGGGCATATCGTGGATCTCAACCTTGCCGGCAAGGTCGCCTTTATCACTGGTGCAAGCAAAGGGATTGGCTACCAGGTAGCTAAACAGCTTGGCGAGGAAGGCGTGAAGTGCGCACTGACGGCGCGAAACGACGACGACCTTCAGAAGGCGGCCGCGCAGTTGAGCGAGGCGACCGGACAGGAGATGGCCGGTTACGCAGGTGACATGAGCAAGAGCGAGGACGTCGAGGCATGCGTCGCGCAGACGCTGGAGAAGTTCGGCCGGATCGACATTTTGGTCACCTGCGCGGGAAGCTCGCCGGGTGGCCTGCTTGAGGAACTCACCGATGAGCAGTGGCACGCCTCGTTGAACCTCAAGTTCATGGGCTATGTGCGCTCCGTGCGCGCCGTCGTGCCGCACATGGTGAAGCAGGGCAGCGGCACGATCATCCTTGTCGTCGGCAACGACGGCCTTAAGCCAAGCTTCTGGGAGATGACTGCCGGGGCGGCAAACGCGGCCGATCTCAACTTCGCCTCCTCCATCGCCGATCAGTACGGGCCCAAGGGCGTGCGTGTTAACACGGTCAACCCCGGACCGGTCGACACGGACCGGTGGGACACTCTCGAGAAGGCGTTCGCGCGCGACATGGGCGTCGACCAGGCAGCGGCGCGGGCCGCCGCCGAGCGCTCGGTGCCACTGGGCCGGATCACCCGACCCGACGAGGTTGCCTCGCTTGTGACGATGTTGTGCTCGGACCGGGTCGGAGCGGTGCACGGTGCGCACATCCCGATCGACGGCGCGCAGCGCAAAGCGCTCATGGAGCGCTGAAAACGAGTTGGGTTCAGGCCTTTGACCGCATCTATGCAAGGGAAGTAGCACCAATGGCATTCGCGACTACCGATGATGGTGTCAAGCTCTACTACGAAGTGCACGGCGAAGGTACGCCGATCTTGTTCATCCACGAGTTCGCCGGTGACCACCGCTCCTGGCAACACCAGCTCAGGCACTTCTCGCGGCGTTATCAATGCATCACGTACGGCGCCCGCGGCTACCCGCCGTCGGACGTGCCTACCGATCCGGCGGCGTACAGCCAGGAGCGCGCGGTCGCGGATGCGATCGCTGTGCTTGATGCGGTCGGCGCCGACAAGGCATTCGTGGTCGGCAACTCGATGGGCGGGTTCGCCGTGATGCACCTGGGCCTGCGACACCCTGAGCGCCTGCTGGGCATGGTTTCCTCCGGATGTGGCTACGGTGCGCACCCGGACAAGCAGGAGACGTTTCGAAGCGAGAGCGAGACCATCGCGCAAGCCTTCGAGAACGAGGGCTCCGAGGCCATGGCAAGTTGGTACGGCGTCGGCCCGGCCCGGGTTCAGTACGAGGCGAAAGATCCTGTGGGGCACGCCGAGCACGTCAGGGTGCTCGCCGAACACCATCCCGTCGGCGCGGCGCTGACCATGCGCGGCGTGCAGAAGTCGCGCCCGTCCCTTTACGCGCTGCAGGACGACCTGGCGAAGGTGACCGTTCCCGTGCTCATCGTCGCCGGCGACGAGGATGACGGCATACTCGAGACCGACTTGATGCTCAAGCGCACGATGCCGCGTGCTGGGCTGGCAGTCCTACCGCGATCAGGCCATGTGACTAACCTCGAGGAGCCCGAGTTGTATAACGGTCTGTTGGACTCGTTCTTCAGCGAGGTGGAGCATGGCGGATGGGGGCCTCGTGACCCGCGTTCGCTCTCCGGGTCCACCACGGGAGCCAAATAGTCGAACTCAACCGAAGTGAAGTAGCCAGAAGAGCGTGCGGTGAAGCGAAAGGCACATTCAATGCAGCCGTTACATGACGTCACTGTCGTCGATTTCAGCCAGTTCCTGGCCGGTCCGTACTGCACGATGCAGCTGGCCGACTTCGGTGCCGACGTGATCAAGGTCGAGCGTCCGGGCGGCGGCGACGATTCGAGACACATGGGACCGATGACTGACGGCGTGAGCCATCCGTTTCAGGTGCCCAACCGCAATAAGCGCTCGTTGGCGATAGACCTGAAGTCGCAGCCGGGCCGCGAGGTCGTACGAGACCTGCTCAAAACTGCCGACATCGTGGTCGAGAACTTTCGGCCGGGCGTGACCACGGGGCTCGGGATCGACTATTCCGCAGCACATGCGCTCAATCCCGAGGTGATCTATTGCTCGATCAGCGGCTTCGGCCAGACAGGCCCGATCAGCCAGCGGCCCGGCTTCGACATCATCGCTCAAGGGATGGCTGGATTCTTGATGATGACCGGCGAACCCGGCGGCAAGCCGGCAAAGTTTGGCGTCGCGGCGACGGATCTGGCCGCGGGCCTCAACGCGGCGATAGCAATCGCGATGGCCTATATCCGGAGGTTACGCGAGGGTGGTGGACAGTACATCGATGTCTCGTTGCTGGATGCCGGGCTCGCGCTGACGACATGGGAGGCGGGCGCCTACTTCGGCTCCGGTGAGGACGCCGCCGCCAACGGGACCCGGCACCGTAGAGTTGCGCCGTACCAGGCCTATCCAACGGCGGACGGCTACGTGACCGTCGGCGCCAACAATCAGAAGCTGTGGGAGATCCTGTGCCGGTCCGTCATCGATCGACCGGACCTCATCGAGCGGGATGAGTACGCCGACTCGGCCGCCCGACACGACCATGCCGATGATCTTGAGATCGAGCTCGGCGCGATCCTCAGGAAGTGCCCCACCGACGAGTGGGTGCGGCTACTCGATGCCGCCGGCGTACCCGGCGGCCCGGTGCTCACCTACGCGCAGGCGATGCAGCAGGAGCAGGCCATTGCCCGTGGGATGACAGCAGCTGTGGAGCATCCGAAGATCGGCGAGGTGCGGGTGCTCGGCCCCGCGGCGAAGATGAGCGAGACCCCGCCGACCGTGCGGGCCGCCGCACCGATGCTCGGCCAGCACTCCCGCGAAGTCCTTACGCAGATCGGCTACGACGCCGCGCGGGTTGGCGAGCTGTTCGCGACCGGCGTCATAGCCGAACCCAGCTAGCGAGCGGGCTACTTGCCAAGACTGCCAGGGAAGTTGCCGGCTTTGCTCACCAAGGCGGGCGTGTCATGCTCAAGCTGGCCGGCCAGGAAGCTGGCGACCGGGAAGAGCGCGTCAATGTCCATACCCGTCTCGTAACCCATGCGGTGCGCGAGATAGAGCAGATCCTCGGTCGCAATGTTGCCGGTCGCGCGCGGTGCGAACGGGCAACCGCCGATTCCGCCCGCGGACGAGTCGAGAACGCGTACGCCGACCCCGAGCGCGGCGGCCGCATTGGCAAAACCGGTGTTACGGGTGTTGTGGAAATGCGCGCGCAGACCGACGCCGTCGCCGACCTCACGACGGATCCCGTCGATGAGGTGGGTGACCTGGGTCGGTACGCCGACGCCGATCGTGTCGCCGATCGCGATCTCCGTGGCGCCCGCCGCCGCGCCGCGGCGCGCTAGATCGATGACGACATCGGGGTCGACCTCGCCCTCGAACGGGCAGCCAAACGCGACCGTGATCGTCAGTGTCGCCGGTACGCCCTCCGCCTTCGCGGCCGCGAGCACTTCCTCCGAGTCGGAGATAATCCCTTCGATGGTGGAGTTTTGGTTCTTCTCGCTGAATGTCTCGGAGGCGCACGCGACCACGTTGATCTCATCGACGCCGGCCGCCTTCGCGCGCGTCCAGCCACGCGGGTTGAGCACGAGCCCGATATAGGAGACGTCGTCGCGGCGCGGGATGGCCTCCATAACCGCCTCGGCATCGGCCATCGCGGGCACCATCTTGGGATGTACGAACGACACCGCCTCGATGCGACGTGCGCCGGCCCCGATCAACTGCTCGATTAGGTCCACCTTTGCGCCGGTGGTGAGTAAGGTCTTTTCGTTCTGCAGCCCATCTCGGGGCGACACTTCGACGATCGTCAACTGTTCAGCCATGCCCCGATAGTAGGCCGGGTGCGCGACGGCGGTGCTACCAGATGCTTCCAAGAGTTCGTTCAAGAGTTAATGTCCCGGTAACCGGGCCAGGGCGTGTCAGTACGCCACCTACGCCGATTTCGGCGTACTTTTGCGGTACATCGTCCATCCACCAACAGCACAATTCCATCCACTGAGTAGCTATCCGTTGGAGACTCGAAGAATGGCAGTCAGGCCGAGCGAAAAGCTCCCGATGCAAGCCCCGAACACCACTACTAAAGCGGTTGAAAGGGACGCTATTCAAGGCCAGACAGGCCGCGCCGGGACGCCGCCCGATCCGACCGAAGGCATCAAGTGCTACGTGCTCGACACGAGTGTCTTGCTTTCTGATCCCTCCGCATTGCGCCGCTTCGGCGAGCATGAGGTCGTGCTGCCGGTAGTCGTGATCAGCGAGCTTGAAGGAAAACGGCACCATCCCGAGCTTGGCTGGTTCGCCCGCGAGTCGCTGCGCATGCTGGACGACCTGCGCCATGAGCATGGGCGCCTGGATGGACCGGTCCCCATCGGCGAGTACGGCGGAACCTTGCGAGTGGAACTCAACCACTCCGACGGCGCAATTCTGCCAAGTGGATTCCGCGACGGGGGCAACGACTCACGCATTCTCGCTGTCGCGCTTAACCTTGCCGACGAGGGCCATGACGTCGTCTTGGTCACCAAAGACATGCCCTTGCGTGTCAAGGCGTCATCGGTGGGCCTGCCGGCCGAGGAGTACCGCGCGATTGGGGCCGTCGAGACGGGCTGGACCGGAATGGCCGAGGTTGCTCTGAGCGACGAGGAGGTCGGCACGCTCTTCGAGTCGCAGGTCATCGACCACGAGGAAGCCCGGCAGCTGCCCTGCCACACGGGGCTCGTGCTGCAGTCGGCGGGCAGTTCGGCGCTCGGTCGAGTGACGCCCAACAAACAGATACAGCTGATCCGCGGTGGGCATGAGGTTTTCGGTATTCGCGGCCGGTCGGCCGAACAGCGAATCGCGCTGGACCTGCTGATGGACGAGGAAGTTGGAATCGTGTCGCTAGGGGGGCGCGCTGGGACGGGGAAGTCCGCGCTCGCTCTCTGCGCCGGGCTCGAGCAGGTGCTGGAGCGGCGTACTCACAAGAAGGTCGTCGTATTCCGGCCGCTGTACGCCGTCGGCGGTCAAGACCTCGGCTACCTGCCTGGCACCGAGGGCGAGAAGATGTCGCCTTGGGCGCAGGCGGTGTTCGACACGCTGTCTGCGGTGACGTCCCGTCAGGTCATCGACGAGGTGATGCAGCGAGACCTACTCGAAGTGTTGCCGCTGACCCACATCCGCGGCCGGTCGCTGCATGACTCGTTCGTGATCGTCGATGAGGCGCAGTCACTCGAGCGCAACGTGCTGCTCACGGTGCTGTCTCGCATGGGGCAGAACTCGCGCGTGGTACTCACCCACGACGTAGCGCAACGCGACAACCTGCGAGTCGGGCGCCACGACGGCGTCACGGCCGTGATCGACGCGCTCAAGGGGCACCCGTTGTTTGCGCACGTCACACTCACCCGCAGTGAACGCTCGCCGATCGCGGCCCTCGTGACCAGCATGCTCGAAGGCAGCGGCGACTGAATCTCGGTCGCCGACCGCAGTTCTAAGGGTGCGTCATCGACAGCAGGTCAAGTGCCGCGTCGAGCTGGTCCTCGGTCAGCTTGCCGGCCTTGACCAGCCCCCGCTCGATCACGACTTCGCGGATCGTCTTGCGCTCTTTGAGGGCCTGCTTGGCCACCTTGGCGGCCTCCTCGTAGCCGATGTACCTGTTCAGCGGTGTGACGATCGACGGCGATGAAGCGGCGAGCTCGGAGCAGTGCTCCACGTTTGCGCTGATGCCGTCGACGCACTTGTCGGCGAAGACCTCGGACGTGTTGGCCAGCAGTCGAATTGACTCAAGGATGTTGCGGGCCATCACCGGCAGCATCACGTTGAGTTCGAAGTTTCCTTGCGCACCAGCGAAGGTGATAGTGGAGTCGTTGCCGACAACCTGCGCGCACACCATGATCATCGCCTCGCAGAGGACGGGGTTGACCTTGCCGGGCATGATCGACGAACCGGGCTGCAGGTCAGTCAGCGAGATCTCGCCGAGGCCCGCGCGAGGGCCCGAGCCCATCCAGCGGATGTCATTGGAGATCTTGGTCAGGCCGACCGCGATCGTCTTCATCTGGCCGGACAGCTCGACCAGCGAGTCACGTGCGCCCTGCGCCTCGAAGTGGTTGCGCGCCTCGGTCAACGGCAGGCCGGTAGCCGCGGCAAGCTCGGCGATTACGGCGCCCGAGAAACCCTTCGGCGTGTTGATGCCGGTGCCGACCGCGGTGCCGCCGAGTGGCAACTCCGCGAGCCGCGGAAGCGCACTCTGCAACCGCTCGATGCCGTAGCGAACCTGTGCGGCGTAACCGCCGAACTCCTGACCGAGAGTGACAGGGGTGGCATCCATCAGGTGGGTGCGGCCGGACTTGACGACCGTGACGTATTCCTCGGCCTTGCGTTCCAGTGACTTCGCGAGCGTGTCCAGCGCCGGCAGCAGGCTGCCGGTCACGGCCGCCGTGGCGGCGACGTGGATCGATGAGGGGAATACGTCGTTGCTCGACTGGCTCGCGTTGACGTGGTCGTTGGGGTGTACGTCGAGACCGGTGGCTTCCTTCGCCAGCGACGCGATGACCTCGTTGGTGTTCATGTTGGACGACGTACCCGAACCGGTCTGGAAGACGTCGATCGGGAAATGCTCGTCGTACTCGCCGGCAATGACCTTGGCGGCCGCGTCCTGAATCGCCTGCGCTATGTCCTTGTCGATCACGCCGAGATCGGCGTTGACCTTCGCGGCGGCGGACTTGATCCGAGCGAGGGCTGCGATGTGCGCATGCTCGATGCGCTGACCGGAGATCGGAAAGTTTTCTACGGCACGCTGAGTCTGCGCACGCCACTTGGCGTCGATGGGCACTTTGACCTCGCCCATCGTGTCGTGCTCAATTCGGAACTGGCCGTCGTTGGCCGAAGCATCAGAAGAGGTAGGCATGCATCCAGTCTGCCCCGTGGCGTAGGCCACGTCGGCACCAGGTCCGACGCGCATTACGCGGCGGCCACCGCGTCAAATGGCCGCCGCATCGATCAGCGGTCCGGCTCAGACGGCTGGCAGGTCCTGAATCAGCTTCGCATTTTGGTGATGGCTGTCGATCTGCCGCAGCGTGCCGGAGCTGCTGCGCATGACCAGCGACTGGGTGTGTGCGCCGTTGCTGTCGTAGCGGACTCCACGCAACAACTCGCCATCGGTGATGCCGGTGGCGCAGAAGAAGACATTCTCGCCGCTGACGAGATCGCGGGTACTGAGCACCCGGTCAAGATCATGGCCAGCGGCAATAGCCTTAGCCCGCTCTTCCTCGTCGCGTGGCCACAGCTTGGCCTGGATCTCGCCGCCCATGCATTCGAGCGCGCACGCGGCGATGATGCCTTCCGGCGTACCGCCGACTCCCATGAGTACGTCGACCTCGGAGCCGGGCCGAGCGGCCGCGATCGCGCCCGCGACGTCACCGTCGGTGATGAACCGGATCCGGGCGCCGGTCGCCCGAATCTTGGATACCAGGCCGCGATGTCGCGGACGGTCGAGCACGCAAACAGTGATGTCGCGGACGGCTCGCCCCTTCGCGTTGGCGATGTTGTGGAGGTTGGTCTCTACCGAGGCGTTGATGTCAATCGAGCCGGCCGCATCCGGGCCGACGACCAGCTTCTCCATGTAGAACACCGCAGAGGGGTCGAACATCGTGCCACGGTCGGCAAGTGCCAGTACGGCGATCGCGTTGGGCATCCCCTTGGCCATCAGCGTCGTACCGTCGATGGGGTCGACCGCGACGTCGCACTCGGGGCCGGTGCCGTCGCCGACATGCTCACCGTTGAAAAGCATCGGCGCGTTGTCTTTTTCGCCTTCGCCGATCACGACCACGCCGCGCATGGACACGGTGCTGATAAGCGATCGCATCGCGTCGACGGCCGCACCGTCGCCGTCGTTCTTACGGCCACGACCAACCCAACGCGAGGCCGCCATCGCGGCGGCCTCGGTGACGCGCACGAGCTCGAGAGCAATATTGCGGTCGGGGACAAGATGGTGATCGGGCGTGCTTGCGGGCTTCTTTGGCACGTGCGGCTCCTCGGCTCGGCGGTCGTTCCATCTTATGTTGCTCACCCTGCGCGCGGTCGGCAAGGCACGTAGGGCACCATTATTTTGTGGCAGATACCCAGCCCTACCGGCCAAAGAAACGTGGTTATGAGACCGCGGCGGACATGCTCCGATCGCTCGTCCCGATCGTCGTTCTCGTGGTGCTGTTTGCCT
This genomic window contains:
- the glpX gene encoding class II fructose-bisphosphatase, encoding MPKKPASTPDHHLVPDRNIALELVRVTEAAAMAASRWVGRGRKNDGDGAAVDAMRSLISTVSMRGVVVIGEGEKDNAPMLFNGEHVGDGTGPECDVAVDPIDGTTLMAKGMPNAIAVLALADRGTMFDPSAVFYMEKLVVGPDAAGSIDINASVETNLHNIANAKGRAVRDITVCVLDRPRHRGLVSKIRATGARIRFITDGDVAGAIAAARPGSEVDVLMGVGGTPEGIIAACALECMGGEIQAKLWPRDEEERAKAIAAGHDLDRVLSTRDLVSGENVFFCATGITDGELLRGVRYDSNGAHTQSLVMRSSSGTLRQIDSHHQNAKLIQDLPAV
- a CDS encoding CaiB/BaiF CoA transferase family protein, whose protein sequence is MQPLHDVTVVDFSQFLAGPYCTMQLADFGADVIKVERPGGGDDSRHMGPMTDGVSHPFQVPNRNKRSLAIDLKSQPGREVVRDLLKTADIVVENFRPGVTTGLGIDYSAAHALNPEVIYCSISGFGQTGPISQRPGFDIIAQGMAGFLMMTGEPGGKPAKFGVAATDLAAGLNAAIAIAMAYIRRLREGGGQYIDVSLLDAGLALTTWEAGAYFGSGEDAAANGTRHRRVAPYQAYPTADGYVTVGANNQKLWEILCRSVIDRPDLIERDEYADSAARHDHADDLEIELGAILRKCPTDEWVRLLDAAGVPGGPVLTYAQAMQQEQAIARGMTAAVEHPKIGEVRVLGPAAKMSETPPTVRAAAPMLGQHSREVLTQIGYDAARVGELFATGVIAEPS
- a CDS encoding class II fumarate hydratase; its protein translation is MPTSSDASANDGQFRIEHDTMGEVKVPIDAKWRAQTQRAVENFPISGQRIEHAHIAALARIKSAAAKVNADLGVIDKDIAQAIQDAAAKVIAGEYDEHFPIDVFQTGSGTSSNMNTNEVIASLAKEATGLDVHPNDHVNASQSSNDVFPSSIHVAATAAVTGSLLPALDTLAKSLERKAEEYVTVVKSGRTHLMDATPVTLGQEFGGYAAQVRYGIERLQSALPRLAELPLGGTAVGTGINTPKGFSGAVIAELAAATGLPLTEARNHFEAQGARDSLVELSGQMKTIAVGLTKISNDIRWMGSGPRAGLGEISLTDLQPGSSIMPGKVNPVLCEAMIMVCAQVVGNDSTITFAGAQGNFELNVMLPVMARNILESIRLLANTSEVFADKCVDGISANVEHCSELAASSPSIVTPLNRYIGYEEAAKVAKQALKERKTIREVVIERGLVKAGKLTEDQLDAALDLLSMTHP
- a CDS encoding hydroxymethylglutaryl-CoA lyase; translated protein: MAEQLTIVEVSPRDGLQNEKTLLTTGAKVDLIEQLIGAGARRIEAVSFVHPKMVPAMADAEAVMEAIPRRDDVSYIGLVLNPRGWTRAKAAGVDEINVVACASETFSEKNQNSTIEGIISDSEEVLAAAKAEGVPATLTITVAFGCPFEGEVDPDVVIDLARRGAAAGATEIAIGDTIGVGVPTQVTHLIDGIRREVGDGVGLRAHFHNTRNTGFANAAAALGVGVRVLDSSAGGIGGCPFAPRATGNIATEDLLYLAHRMGYETGMDIDALFPVASFLAGQLEHDTPALVSKAGNFPGSLGK
- a CDS encoding PhoH family protein, which produces MAVRPSEKLPMQAPNTTTKAVERDAIQGQTGRAGTPPDPTEGIKCYVLDTSVLLSDPSALRRFGEHEVVLPVVVISELEGKRHHPELGWFARESLRMLDDLRHEHGRLDGPVPIGEYGGTLRVELNHSDGAILPSGFRDGGNDSRILAVALNLADEGHDVVLVTKDMPLRVKASSVGLPAEEYRAIGAVETGWTGMAEVALSDEEVGTLFESQVIDHEEARQLPCHTGLVLQSAGSSALGRVTPNKQIQLIRGGHEVFGIRGRSAEQRIALDLLMDEEVGIVSLGGRAGTGKSALALCAGLEQVLERRTHKKVVVFRPLYAVGGQDLGYLPGTEGEKMSPWAQAVFDTLSAVTSRQVIDEVMQRDLLEVLPLTHIRGRSLHDSFVIVDEAQSLERNVLLTVLSRMGQNSRVVLTHDVAQRDNLRVGRHDGVTAVIDALKGHPLFAHVTLTRSERSPIAALVTSMLEGSGD